One segment of Daphnia magna isolate NIES linkage group LG2, ASM2063170v1.1, whole genome shotgun sequence DNA contains the following:
- the LOC123469799 gene encoding uncharacterized protein LOC123469799 isoform X1 yields MPLPPVINLDDEGNCLYVHFGLENALCGDSVGIYFKHADILQYAGIYRTNPEALPFCLRNKIYKMDKKVEVEQAKAFLQGRRLDDTDNAVLISRHVTHFEVDLSADGVQFFDNSEQSECIPICMIVHSVSESTDLSKCKRILLKVRKPVIIGVAHCKTKPDVKKFLAPLIQELVRLDPTNLDDQVTAGRQFTVSIRCIIADWPMRSYLKRIKGHSGYWSCERCIQEGVRCIHHPTVPLKSGEEPKTSIQFLELNAPKN; encoded by the exons aTGCCTTTACCCCCTGTTATAAATTTGGACGACGAGGGCAACTGCCTATACGTGCACTTTGGGCTAGAAAACGCATTATGTGGTGATTCTGTTGGCATCTATTTTAAACACGCGGATATCCTCCAGTATGCTGGCATCTATAGGACAAATCCTGAAGCTTTGCCCTTTTGTTTAAGAAACaag ATTTACAAGATGGATAAGAAAGTTGAAGTGGAGCAGGCCAAAGCATTTCTTCAAGGTCGTCGCTTGGATGACACGGACAACGCAGTTTTGATCTCTcgtcatgtgacacactttgAGGTGGATTTAAGTGCGGATGGAGTTCAGTTTTTCGACAATTCAGAACAGTCTGAATGCATCCCTATCTGTATGATAGTCCATTCAGTGAGTGAGTCTACTGATCTATCCAAGTGCAAGCGTATTTTACTTAAAGTGCGAAAACCTGTTATTATTGGCGTTGCtcattgcaaaacaaaaccagaCGTGAAGAAATTCCTTGCCCCTTTGATTCAAGAATTAGTGCGACTTGATCCGACGAATCTGGATGACCAAGTTACTGCTGGTCGACAATTTACAGTGTCAATTCGGTGCATCATAGCCGATTGGCCTATGCGATCGTATCTTAAACGAATAAAGGGACATTCAGGATATTGGTCCTGCGAACGCTGTATTCAGGAAGGTGTACGATGCATTCATCATCCCACAGTGCCACTGAAATCAGGAGAAGAGCCGAAAACTAGTATTCAATTTTTGGAACTGAACGCCCCCAAGAACTGA
- the LOC123469799 gene encoding uncharacterized protein LOC123469799 isoform X2: MPLPPVINLDDEGNCLYVHFGLENALCGDSVGIYRTNPEALPFCLRNKIYKMDKKVEVEQAKAFLQGRRLDDTDNAVLISRHVTHFEVDLSADGVQFFDNSEQSECIPICMIVHSVSESTDLSKCKRILLKVRKPVIIGVAHCKTKPDVKKFLAPLIQELVRLDPTNLDDQVTAGRQFTVSIRCIIADWPMRSYLKRIKGHSGYWSCERCIQEGVRCIHHPTVPLKSGEEPKTSIQFLELNAPKN, encoded by the exons aTGCCTTTACCCCCTGTTATAAATTTGGACGACGAGGGCAACTGCCTATACGTGCACTTTGGGCTAGAAAACGCATTATGTGGTGATTCTGT TGGCATCTATAGGACAAATCCTGAAGCTTTGCCCTTTTGTTTAAGAAACaag ATTTACAAGATGGATAAGAAAGTTGAAGTGGAGCAGGCCAAAGCATTTCTTCAAGGTCGTCGCTTGGATGACACGGACAACGCAGTTTTGATCTCTcgtcatgtgacacactttgAGGTGGATTTAAGTGCGGATGGAGTTCAGTTTTTCGACAATTCAGAACAGTCTGAATGCATCCCTATCTGTATGATAGTCCATTCAGTGAGTGAGTCTACTGATCTATCCAAGTGCAAGCGTATTTTACTTAAAGTGCGAAAACCTGTTATTATTGGCGTTGCtcattgcaaaacaaaaccagaCGTGAAGAAATTCCTTGCCCCTTTGATTCAAGAATTAGTGCGACTTGATCCGACGAATCTGGATGACCAAGTTACTGCTGGTCGACAATTTACAGTGTCAATTCGGTGCATCATAGCCGATTGGCCTATGCGATCGTATCTTAAACGAATAAAGGGACATTCAGGATATTGGTCCTGCGAACGCTGTATTCAGGAAGGTGTACGATGCATTCATCATCCCACAGTGCCACTGAAATCAGGAGAAGAGCCGAAAACTAGTATTCAATTTTTGGAACTGAACGCCCCCAAGAACTGA
- the LOC123469864 gene encoding uncharacterized protein LOC123469864 gives MSELLPFSDVQTNQILLIAGYFKREPKKKAGNVTAEYSRILQRKARKYIDEWLMKGVPPVTFDKLARSAPWIFEKFELTKSVVQENISTQPCQSTSKPTPVPGNTTTLNGYHTSQDTYGQEGGTSHIAELLFSEDDDDDGDDTSHEFEGMPANFLCGGEYLEKH, from the exons ATGTCCGAGTTGTTACCGTTCAGTGATGTTCAAACTAATCAAATACTGTTGATTGCTGGATACTTTAAACGTGAGCCCAAGAAGAAGGCTGGTAACGTAACAGCGGAATATTCAAGAATCTTACAAAGAAAAGCACGAAAGTACATCGACGAGTGGCTTATGAAAGGTGTCCCACCAGTTACGTTTGATAAATTAGCAAGATCAGCACCATGGATTTTTGAAAAGTTTGAGTTGACGAAGTCTGTAGTTCAAGAAAACATATCCACCCAGCCATGTCAATCGACATCAAAGCCAACACCTGTTCCAGGAAACACAACTACACTTAATG GCTACCATACATCGCaggatacttatggacaagAAGGTGGAACGTCACACATTGCTGAACTGTTGTTTAgtgaagatgatgatgatgatggagatGATACGTCACATGAATTTGAAGGAATGCCAGCTAATTTTTTATGTGGTGGAGAGTATTTGGAAAAACACTGA